Part of the Chlamydiota bacterium genome, AGGAAAAAATCTTGTTTTAGCATTGGGTTTTACCCATTCCGTTGAATACCCTATTCCTGCGGGGATTAAAATTGATGTAGAAGAGCAGGTTCGTATGAAGATTTCAGGAGTTGATAAGCAATTGGTGGGGCAGGTTGCTGCAGAGATTAGAAGGTTTCTCCCCCCAGAACCCTATAAGGGAAAAGGGATTCGATATGCGGGTGAACACGTAAAGAAGAAAGCTGGGAAGACGGTTGCATAATTTTGATCCATGATCGAAAGTTTCTTCATGTCAAACCTCTCAAAATAAAAGCAGGTCATAAGTGGCGCATATTTTTTAGATAAATTTCTACCTTAATTTTGATTTTTGATGTTTGGTTTTTGATTTTTTAAAGAGGACAAGTGATTATGATTGTTAAGAATGTTCGTGAAATTTATCGTAGGAACCGTCATATCAGAATTAGGCGTAAGGTGATGGGAACGCCTGAGCGGCCTCGGTTGGCTGTTTTTAGAAGTGGTAAGCATATGTATGCTCAACTCATTAATGATTTAGAAGGGCGGACACTGCTTTCCTTTTCAACACTTTCAAAGGTGGTTAAAGAAAAGGTAAAGTCAGGGGCAAACGTAAAAGCGGCAGAACTTTTGGGTGGAATTCTTGCTGAAGAGGCTAAACGTAAAGAGATTACAAAAATTGTTTTTGATCGTGGGGGTTATCTCTATCATGGTCGCGTAAAAGCCTTGGCGGAAGCGGCAAGAAAAGGCGGTCTTGTATTTTGATGGGAGGTTGTAGGTAGTCCACAGTCGACAGTCGATGGTCAACAGCCTTAAAGGAACCATTTATTTCTATGGACTGTGGACCGTGGACTATGGACTGATTTTCGTAATTATTTTAAAGGGAGGAATTTTGTGGAAGGCGATGAAGTAATTCAAAAAAAAGAAGTCGTAAAGGAAGAAGGATTTCTCCAAAAAGATAAGAAAGTTTCTTCCGAAAATATTGAAAAGGTCGTTTATATTAATCGCTGCGCCAAGGTGGTTAAAGGTGGCCGGCGCTTTAGTTTTAGCGCTTTGGTGGTGGTCGGAAATGGAAATGGCAGAGTCGGTTTTGGTTTGGGGAAGGCCAATGAAGTTTCGGATGCCATTCGTAAAGGGACCGATTACGCCAAAAGATCAATGAAGACGGTTTGTTTGAGAGGGACAAC contains:
- a CDS encoding 50S ribosomal protein L18, with product MIVKNVREIYRRNRHIRIRRKVMGTPERPRLAVFRSGKHMYAQLINDLEGRTLLSFSTLSKVVKEKVKSGANVKAAELLGGILAEEAKRKEITKIVFDRGGYLYHGRVKALAEAARKGGLVF